The genomic interval AGCGGTTATGCAATCTGGAAAATTGTAAATGAGTATAGAAGTGTCACATTATATATTCTCATggtaaataatttcttttcccTTTGTAAGATCAGAATTGCAGTTGGCTGATGTTCCTACCAAATGAGTGTCAAGTAGAGTATTtaatgagtctctattcaacTTGGAAATGTGTGATATCAACGCACCAACTTGCATGTGAGTGTTAAGATATGTTAAATATTCTATTAGTAaatattagacaatcaaatattgtgttaacTTTAATTTAGGCATTATTACAACTAATCGTCATTGTTTTAAAAGATGAGAAATTATAGGacccttgtatgtatatatatgttacactattatttgaaataatacatcagaattattctttaaacttttttatcgGACATCAGATGCTTGATAATGATTTGGTAAATCAATACCTGATAGATGAGGGATGTGTAGTAAACTAAATACACCTCTTCATGTAAGTATTTGATGGACtttatcatattaattatatcatatGAGGTAGATTAAAAGGAACTACAATCATTACGTGATAGATAGTGAATTTACCGAACTTGGTGACGTGGTCCCTCAAGCTATTCTTATGTAGAAACTTCATGAAGCAAATGTGATAAAGAACATTGGCATAGGGAGTCGTCTCCATGCAGACTATCTTTTCCCCCAATGTATTCTTGCTTGAAGTTAGTGCCATAGAGCACCTTCTCGATGCTTCCTTCGGTAGAGTAAATCTTGTCCTATCCTTTGTAAAGATAGTTGGTGATAGGAGAGCATTTTATCGCCTCAGCAATGGTCTTGATGTTCACAATGACATCCTTGCCCGACACTATAAAAATGAGGCAGAACGAGCAAAGCTCCACGTTTTGCCACATATTCCTCTTATGACTACCCATTGTGGCTAACTTTCCAAAAGCTTTTCTGCCGACGCTGAGGGAGCCTCTACAGGAAGCACATGTTGATGAAGTTTCACGTGGGGATGGTAACCCATATTTGGTGTTATTTTCACTAAAAACTCCttaaacaaaaaacatattttcgaaattatttttgaattttctatttttattgtgaaacCTAGTAATGATCTGAAGTAGTGATGTCGAGACCAAGCGTGCGTCTGGTTCCTCGTGGTTTCGTGAGGATGTTGCTCAGTCCCACGGTGGGCTCCAAAATGTTCGATTGTTTAATCATTCCCGAGAACGCAATCCACTCCGATGGGATGTTGACCTGCATAAGACACTCTGGCGCtagtcagatatgtttcataaagagatctatattttattaggatagataAAGATATTTGTACCTAgataacaattatatatttatagggtTTCTGCAGCCAAGTCGATTGATTAATCAttagtgcagtatatttttGGACAATATAATATGTGAATCATTCATAAATATCGTATATTCGTCCTTAATATGGCCATTAAAGTTATTAATTGACCATTAATGATATCTACCTTTCCTAGTTTGCGCTTGTTGGACAGTCGGTCGATTGACTATTTTGATTACAGATCTCTTCGTCGATCGGTCATTGGAGTATAGTACACAAACacttataaatatgaaatataaaaatgatataagtACTATTATCAAACTACATATAAAGAATTAATCCAAGAATTAAGCAAAAcattaatgtatattttgaataacttatacgtaattctaaaattaacattggattttttaaataagactaagaaattttataattaacattaaaacatCATGAAACACATTTGGGAAGAAAAGTTAagagaaattcaaaattaaacaaaacactaatgtatattttaaataacctataagtaattttaaaattaacattggatttttttaataacattaaaaaattctacaattaacattaaaacatcatgaaacacatttgaaaaattgagtaatcaagggttaaatatgtttttgctcccttaattttcagtgaaaattggaattagtccttCGAAACTTTGGTCCAATTTAGTCtctcaactttagaaatatgtggatatagtccttttaaccaaattttgctatgtttatttaatatttcaaacatattttatgatAGCATTTGAGTGGTTTACactgtttaacacattttttcttcaatgttaattgagaaatatatttaaaacctcaaataaacttaacaaaatttagtttaagGAACTAAGTTCATGTAGTTTTAAAGATAAGAAACTAATTAGTCCAAAGtttcaaaagtttcaaaaagactaattctaattttcattaaaaattaacgGATAAAAATTTAACCcaaatattaatgtatattttgaataacttataagtaattctaaaattaacatTGGATTTTTTTAGGAACATAAATAAATTCtacaattaacattaaaaacattcaaaagatAATGAACATTTGGAAAGAGAAGTTTCGTATGTTAAACGAAATTCTAGAAcgtctaaaatttaaaaatgaatcaaaCCCTAAgcaacaaattcaaaaatttcatattcaCTTGGTACGAAGTAGTGACTGCAACAAACATAATTCAAGTTTCAGATAAACAGGATGAGAAGAATCAAGATCAACAACACTAAAGACGCACCTTATgcataacaaaagaaaataccaAATATGCTAAATGAGGAATTAAATGCAAATCACTTATACAAAGAGTAATtcaactattatttatttattttcatttgtaaaGTATccctatttttttaatcttttcaattttgattcaaatatcaaacttttttataaattatgatagataatgatattttcacaatattttctttataacatttttaatactGTTTACGTTTTACTATGTAATTGGTCTATATTAgtatttacaattattattattaattatgaaatattttggacccattaaataatgaaacgtagataatactaaaatactataaaagaaatattgggAAAATGTCAtagctattttttttataacaattctATGGAAATGTTTAAAAACTGATTTATTCAagaacttattaaaaaaaattgaaaatgggaAAACGTATAATTCACGGTAAAAGATATACCGATAATATAgaatctttatatatttaatatggaAATATGGTTGGACTATTCATTTTCCGGTCCAAAACAAGGATATAAATACTATTTCAccaaaaagtatttattatgcttaaataaaaacttaaaagtattttgaaaaatactttaatataattttcgtGGACAATTTCAATAAAGCATTAAATGAATGCAAAAAGATAACATATcactttaatattgaatttttagttATATACTATTCATTATAATGcctatattaataaatgatataaaattatataattatagtaattCAGGTGATTATAATAAGTATGTATTATGattaaatcaatcaattaaattattgcatttaatataactttttcttttacataataCGATAAGTAATTTATtgaatgtataaaataattataaaaaaaataaccaaatattAAGTCATCATAATGACaggtcatatatatatatataagtatcaTAATGATATGATATTTGACAATACATTTTGactatttattttgtaacaatatcactatatttcttatttaatataaaacagtATTATAATTACAGTAACTTAGGTgattaaatgtatattttgatgGAATTGAtcaattaaatctttaaaacttgcaagaaaatttatttaatattatactgtgtttaaattaatagtttgttacaataaatttcataattattatagtgttttttgtatttattcacAATCTCCCAGGATAAATTAGATAACAGttaagattttgttttatgaataattcatcatgaatcaaatatatatactcCATGTGATTAAATATGGAAATGTCCAAAATTACCATAATAATTTCTAACAATGATTAATTAAGAACAAATCTTGCTATATATATGAAGGTGCTGTCAATAGCTTTGCACCAGTAAAAGCTACCAAGAGAAAGTTTGGAAGAAATCTTTTTGCAGATAAAACCATGGAAAGCAATGGTGAAGCAGAAAACAGTTGTGAGAAAGTTTGTTCTCCATCATCAGAAAAGCCATCACCAATGAAGAAGAACaacaagaagaacaagaagaagaagctttGTTGCAGATATTGTAACAAGAAGTTCTGCAGTTACCAAGCCTTGGGTGGACATCAGAATGCACACAAGGCAGAAAGAGCAGTAGCACAGAGAGAGAAGATTCTGAACATGGCTTCTGCATCTGACAGAAGTTCATATGTTGCTGGCTTTGTTGATTCAAACAACTGTTATGGATTGAGAGAAAAATCATGTGGGGTGTCAGCAATTTCCATGACTCATTTCAAGCCATATTTTGGACTCAAACATGATTATCAATGGTTAGGGCAGTATACTTCGGATTATGTTCAAGACACCATTCTAAAGTTGCAGACTTTGAATGCTGAAGGAAGTGGATTTCATCAACATCACACATCATATCAACCTTTAAATTTTTCTATACTTGGAGGTGAAAAACCAAATTCAGGGTCATTGTTTAATACTGATAAGGAAAAAGATTCTGCAGTGATATCTCATAATGAAATCACAATGATGCATGATTTGAATGTCAAGAATTCAAATTCTGATGAAGAAAATGGTTTTTCTGCAATGGCTACTGATAATGGAGTGGTGGAGGAACTTGATTTGACTCTCAAGATTGCCAATGGAGTGATGGAGGAGCTTGATTTGACTCTCAAGATTTGAATCTTCTTGAACATTTTGTATATTCATTCTAGGAAACAAGAGtttgtttctattttgtttttttgtttttttttttacttcttgtCTATTTTGTTCAATCAATACATTTGATCTTTTTATTTcagaaattctttttttttatttgatggactaaaattatatttgatttctttttctgttcATACGAATTAAAGAAATGTATGGAGAGTTTTGCAAGATAATGTAATTATATTAGATATTATAATGTGTGATATTATTCTGTATTAATTACGTTTACTTATATATCTTAAAAGCATTGTAATTtgttgtaaattaaattttgaaatgatttatGAACTGACTTTATTTCCATTCAAAGTTAATTCTTGAAAACAATTTTACCCTTCTCTATAATAGAGGAATAATAAAGGATGATGTTTACTTTGAATAATcttaatattaacaatattattgTGCTATTAGATTCATGCACCTTcactgaaaaaaagaaaaaaaacaagtatttaACATTGGTTCTTGAATTGTCTTTAATATGgtcttgagaaaaaaaaaaaaaaactttgacaCGATTAAGAATCAGTAATATCTTTACATACGAGGACGATTTTAAAATTAACGGTCGTcgtattaaatattaaattttaaaaaatttatgataaacatGAAAGAGTTAATGAGTAAAAATGGCATGAATTAATACATGTCATATCATAGTAAGAATCATTGTTGCGTATTTTTTAAACCGAAGTAAGTTTTGTTCAAAGCGATTTTTGATGTTCAAAGTTATTTTtgacttttttaaatatttaaagttgttctaatttttataatttttgtctaatttgatttttttttatagtgtaTAGGCATAATGTTTACCTGAGTGAATGACTTGTGTTTAGAGGTGGTTAATGTGAGGGTTTTATTGTTCTTGATGCTTTTATAgttgattatgatgatgatttttAAATTGGGTTTTATGATTATGCGAATTTGTGGTGATTGAATGAATATGGTGTTTCGTTataattgatttgatttgtgATAATAGAGATGTTAGGTTTCATTTTCAAGTTGTGTTCTTTGACTTTCTAATTTGCAAGTTCGAACTCTCAATGGAGCTTCGTATACAAGAGGCACGAAATGGGTTGTTAAGATTTCGTTATGGCTTTTGTCAGTGGTGTAAGGAGGTGGTGGCTGATAAAGGTTTCTGCTATGGTTGTGATTGTACTGTTGATGGCTTCGCTTTTGGTTTGGGTGGCTGGCCATGGAGGTTCTTGTGATCTGGTACACGATTTAAGATTTTTCACAAGTTGATCGTGAGGTTGTAGATCTACGATTTTTTACTTGCTCGAAGAAGATGTAAGTTGTCTCGCAGTAGTGGTACAAGGAAGAAAATGGTGTACATTACAAGGCGGAGAGGAAGAATTCGGTGATCGGTGATACAATAATAACGAAATCAAGGATGTTGAAAAGAAGAGATGGTATGACAACCATATCATTTACTGATAATTCATGTAGGCATTATATCACTAAAAATTTAGtcgtgagaaaaaaaaatcaaatttaaaaaaattacaaaaattgagactttttaaggtaaaaaaattaaacctaaatttttagttaacattattttttttttaaatataaaattttattcttttataattattttatgtcaaATTTATATGTAAGTGACGTTGTTATTTACATGCCTTGAATAAGATAACACAAACCAATTTACAAatatcaaaagtttttttttttagtatctCTTATGTCATCATAAgcacaattttaaataaagaactATAAAAATTGTGTATTATACTTTACCAACTATAAGCATTGACAAAATATTATCATGTGTTTATACTTCTAACGTAGtcgaatatttttttaattcggTCATTGTGTCTAttgaaaaactatattatatttacaGAACTTTAAACAACTATAAacagttaaattaataataataaattattttattttaatactttttattttatatcacgTAATGGTTGTCATTAACTACATGGCCAAATAACGATAACACTTAACaactaaatttaataaagttttagGGATGTATTAATACCGATTATTTAACtaatatgaaaatgataaaataattgtaattgatataatttttattacctaactaataataaaaactaaatggTAAACCGTGCTATACGTTTGTTAAATACTGTCAGAAGAGTTATACAGCTTAAATTCactttactaaaaaaaatatcacttccattgtttaaaaattcaaaaactaataTCCATACACAAACTATAATaggaaacaatattttaatgtccagaatttgttggaaatgaacacgcattttattttaaaaataagctATGAATTTCTCTATAATGAAAACACCTATTAGTAGTATATCAATAAAGAagcaacaattttataaaagtagattataaaaagagaaaacatttcATATGAAcaggtaaaaaaaatgtttaaaattataaaaataaatgattcaCCTgtcataatcaaattaaataagtcTGTGGGTCAGGTTCTAAGGCTGCATGTGAACAGTAACAATAAAAGTATATCTGATCACTAAGCATTTCGGTTGATCTCGCTTTTCAAAGAAATATACTTGGCTTCATCGTAAAACAACAGCCGCTACTTGATATTTAACTCAACTGCCTCTGGGATCCATGGCACCATGCCATGCTTTAACTCAAATCCTTATACAtcctttaaaaaatacaatacctAAAACAAACACTGACTAACAACCACCATTTCTCACTCGCAATCCATCAATCTGCTCTTCCTAGCAATTACACAGATACAACACGAGCCTTGTACATGATTATATACGCCATATGCCAATCACCTGGAGACAGATGAcagaatttttaaacaaatttgaagTTTGTTATAAAAGCGAagaagtaaataatattaatgtccgtaaattaattatgtgataTTCACCTCCTCCAGATAGTCTAGTGATGTCGTCTTCCACTCTTGGTTTGGGATTGTCATCGTCAAACTCAA from Vigna radiata var. radiata cultivar VC1973A chromosome 9, Vradiata_ver6, whole genome shotgun sequence carries:
- the LOC106773069 gene encoding zinc finger protein 1-like yields the protein MESNGEAENSCEKVCSPSSEKPSPMKKNNKKNKKKKLCCRYCNKKFCSYQALGGHQNAHKAERAVAQREKILNMASASDRSSYVAGFVDSNNCYGLREKSCGVSAISMTHFKPYFGLKHDYQWLGQYTSDYVQDTILKLQTLNAEGSGFHQHHTSYQPLNFSILGGEKPNSGSLFNTDKEKDSAVISHNEITMMHDLNVKNSNSDEENGFSAMATDNGVVEELDLTLKIANGVMEELDLTLKI